One window of Camelina sativa cultivar DH55 chromosome 4, Cs, whole genome shotgun sequence genomic DNA carries:
- the LOC104779611 gene encoding pentatricopeptide repeat-containing protein At2g02750-like yields MINLTRHRVSHLVTCGSSLDAVLSHSPNKFTFPPLLKSCAKLGDVVQGRVLHARVIKTGFFVDVFAATALVSMYMKVKQVTDALKVLDEMPEKGIASVNAAVSGLLENGFCRDAFRMFGEARVSGSGTNSVTVASVLGSCGDMEGGMQLHCLAMKLGFEMDVYVGTSLVSMYSRCGEWFLAAKMFEKVPHKSVVTYNAFISGLMENGVMRLVPSVFNLMRRFSSEEPNPVTFINAITACASLLNLQYGRQIHGLVMKKEFQFDAMIGTALIDMYSKCRCWKSAYSVFTELKDTRNLISWNSVISGMMINGQHETAVELFEQMDSEGIKPDSATWNSLISGFSQLGKTIEAFKFFERMLSVVMVPSLKCLTSILSACSEIWAFKNGKEIHGHVIKAAAERDIYVSTSLIDMYMKCGFSLWARRIFDRFEPKPKDPVFWNAMISGYGKHGECDSAIEIFDLLRKEKVEPSIATFTAVLSACSHCGNVEKESQVFRLMQEEYGYEPSTEHIGCMVDLLGRFGRLREAKEVIDQMSEPSSSVYSSLLGSCRQHLDLILGEEAAMKLAELEPENSAPFVILSSIYAALERWQAVESIRQLIDQKQLVKLPGLSLSV; encoded by the coding sequence ATGATAAACCTCACGAGACACCGAGTCTCGCATCTCGTCACATGTGGATCTTCGCTGGATGCGGTTTTGTCTCACTCTCCTAATAAGTTCACGTTCCCGCCTCTTCTCAAATCATGTGCGAAGCTCGGTGACGTTGTACAAGGTCGGGTTCTGCATGCCCGTGTAATAAAAACTGGGTTTTTCGTTGATGTTTTCGCGGCGACGGCTTTGGTGAGTATGTACATGAAGGTGAAGCAGGTGACGGATGCTCTCAAAGTGCTCGACGAAATGCCTGAGAAGGGTATTGCGAGTGTTAATGCGGCGGTTTCTGGGCTTTTAGAGAATGGGTTTTGTAGAGATGCGTTTAGGATGTTTGGGGAAGCTAGGGTTTCTGGGTCTGGGACAAATTCGGTTACAGTGGCGAGTGTTTTGGGTAGCTGTGGGGATATGGAAGGAGGGATGCAATTGCATTGTTTGGcgatgaaattagggtttgagatggATGTTTACGTTGGAACCTCTCTTGTTTCAATGTACTCGAGATGTGGAGAGTGGTTTTTGGCTGCTAAGATGTTTGAAAAAGTGCCTCATAAGAGTGTTGTGACCTACAATGCTTTTATCTCAGGGTTGATGGAGAATGGAGTTATGCGTTTGGTCCCTAGTGTCTTCAATCTCATGAGGAGGTTTTCAAGTGAAGAACCAAATCCTGTTACTTTCATTAATGCAATAACTGCTTGCGCTAGTCTTTTGAATCTTCAGTATGGTAGACAAATTCATGGTCTTGTCATGAAAAAAGAGTTTCAGTTTGATGCAATGATCGGTACAGCTCTCATTGATATGTATTCGAAATGTCGATGTTGGAAATCAGCATACAGTGTTTTCACCGAGCTGAAAGATACAAGGAACTTGATATCTTGGAACTCTGTTATCTCTGGAATGATGATTAATGGACAGCATGAGACAGCAGTTGAGCTGTTTGAACAGATGGATTCCGAGGGGATAAAGCCTGATTCAGCGACTTGGAATTCACTGATCAGTGGCTTTTCACAATTAGGGAAAACAATCGAAGCTTTCAAGTTCTTTGAGAGAATGCTATCAGTAGTTATGGTTCCTAGTTTGAAATGTCTCACTAGCATTTTATCTGCTTGTTCAGAAATCTGGGCTTTTAAGAATGGCAAAGAGATCCATGGGCATGTCATTAAAGCTGCAGCTGAAAGGGATATATATGTTTCGACGTCTCTCATCGACATGTACATGAAATGTGGGTTCTCTTTGTGGGCACGCCGGATCTTTGATCGGTTTGAACCGAAACCAAAGGATCCCGTGTTCTGGAACGCTATGATATCTGGCTATGGTAAACATGGAGAGTGTGACTCTGCAATTGAAATCTTTGACCTATTACGAAAAGAGAAAGTAGAACCGAGTATAGCAACCTTTACCGCTGTTCTATCTGCTTGTAGTCACTGTGGCAATGTCGAGAAGGAATCTCAAGTATTTAGGTTGATGCAGGAAGAATATGGATATGAACCTAGTACAGAGCACATTGGTTGTATGGTTGATCTTTTGGGTCGGTTTGGGAGATTAAGAGAAGCCAAAGAGGTCATCGATCAAATGTCAGAACCATCATCTTCGGTTTACTCTTCTTTGCTCGGTTCATGTAGGCAACACCTGGATTTAATTCTTGGAGAGGAAGCGGCAATGAAACTAGCAGAGTTAGAGCCAGAGAATTCAGCTCCATTTGTGATCTTGTCCAGCATATATGCTGCATTAGAAAGATGGCAAGCTGTGGAAAGCATTAGGCAGTTAATAGATCAGAAGCAACTGGTGAAACTTCCAGGTCTTAGTTTGTCTGTTTAA
- the LOC104779610 gene encoding ubiquitin-conjugating enzyme E2 2 has translation MSTPARKRLMRDFKRLQQDPPAGISGAPQDNNIMLWNAVIFGPDDTPWDGGTFKLSLQFSEDYPNKPPTVRFVSRMFHPNIYADGSICLDILQNQWSPIYDVAAILTSIQSLLCDPNPNSPANSEAARMFSESKREYNRRVREVVEQSWTAD, from the exons ATGTCGACTCCGGCGAGGAAGAGATTGATGAGGGATTTCAAGAGGTTGCAGCAAGACCCACCTGCTGGTATTAGTGGTGCTCCTCAAGACAACAATATCATGCTTTGGAATGCTGTTATATTCGG GCCGGATGATACCCCTTGGGATGGAG GTACTTTCAAACTCTCACTGCAGTTTTCTGAAGACTATCCAAATAAACCACCGACAGTTCGGTTTGTTTCACGGATGTTTCATCCTAACA TTTATGCTGATGGGAGTATATGCTTGGACATTCTCCAAAACCAATGGAGTCCAATATACGATGTCGCTGCTATACTAACCTCCattcag TCATTGCTATGTGATCCTAATCCGAATTCTCCTGCAAACTCGGAAGCTGCGCGAATGTTCAGTGAAAGCAAGCGTGAGTACAACAGAAGAGTTCGTGAGGTTGTTGAACAAAGCTGGACTGCCGACTAG